The Aureispira anguillae genome contains a region encoding:
- a CDS encoding phytoene desaturase family protein → MKKEYDSIVIGSGIGGLSTAALLSKAYNQKVLVLEKHWTLGGLTHEFEREGNYSWDVGVHYLGAMEAGELPYDIFDYISDGQLKWDKINDPYDIFWYPDLKFGAVSGAKNLKADLIKQFPEEQKAINQYFKDIQKAVNWGRDRFLSISLPKPVASIPKFLAKRKEDFFLQSAQSYFDSHFKNNQLKSLLLSQWGDYGIAPSKAVFWVHASVVAHYMEGAYYPKGGAKKIAETIVPVIKRSGGECLTNCEVGEIIIEDNKAVGVRYRQRKGKRWVHRTVYASNIISNVGAKNTFQSLLRAPIHPEINQLKGEATAITIYLGLKENPASKFNVNGGNFWFFEDYNHNKMATNQELINGNIDMCFLSFPSLKDRSKTAHTAEIVAFAPYEAFQAWSDTSWQNRGESYQTLKNKIATAFLAYIDKKLEGFSDMVSFVEVSTPLSLEQFTNRKGGAMYGLPCTKERFQMECLQPRTSIKNLYLSGGDVFMLGVCGALLGGLASASLVGSKFGIASLFPKIMMELKKQRGANHKEGATTKKGIPKLETSY, encoded by the coding sequence AAAAGCATATAACCAAAAAGTATTGGTTTTAGAAAAACATTGGACGCTCGGAGGGCTAACTCATGAATTTGAACGAGAAGGAAACTATAGTTGGGATGTAGGAGTTCATTATTTAGGAGCAATGGAAGCAGGTGAATTGCCCTATGATATTTTTGATTATATCAGTGATGGACAATTAAAATGGGATAAGATAAATGATCCTTATGATATTTTTTGGTATCCAGATCTAAAATTTGGGGCTGTTTCTGGTGCAAAAAACCTCAAGGCGGATCTAATCAAACAATTTCCTGAAGAACAGAAGGCCATTAATCAGTATTTTAAAGACATCCAGAAAGCTGTCAATTGGGGTAGGGATCGATTTTTGTCGATTTCATTGCCTAAACCCGTGGCTAGCATTCCTAAATTTTTGGCAAAACGAAAAGAAGACTTTTTTCTACAATCTGCCCAAAGTTATTTTGACAGTCATTTTAAAAACAACCAATTAAAGTCTTTGCTACTTTCTCAATGGGGCGACTATGGGATTGCTCCCTCCAAAGCTGTATTTTGGGTACATGCTTCTGTTGTTGCTCATTATATGGAAGGTGCTTATTACCCTAAAGGAGGAGCTAAAAAAATTGCTGAAACTATTGTTCCTGTTATCAAACGCTCAGGAGGAGAATGCCTAACCAATTGTGAAGTAGGCGAAATTATTATTGAAGACAACAAAGCTGTTGGGGTCAGATATCGCCAACGCAAAGGAAAAAGATGGGTTCATCGAACGGTCTATGCTTCAAATATAATATCTAATGTTGGTGCTAAAAATACATTTCAAAGCTTATTGAGGGCTCCCATTCACCCCGAAATAAACCAATTAAAAGGGGAAGCCACTGCTATCACGATCTATTTAGGACTAAAAGAAAACCCCGCCTCTAAATTCAATGTCAATGGAGGTAATTTTTGGTTTTTTGAAGATTATAACCACAATAAAATGGCAACCAACCAAGAATTAATAAACGGCAATATTGATATGTGCTTTTTATCTTTTCCCTCTCTAAAAGATCGTTCCAAAACGGCTCATACCGCAGAAATTGTTGCCTTTGCTCCCTATGAGGCATTCCAAGCGTGGAGCGATACCAGCTGGCAAAATAGAGGAGAAAGTTATCAAACGCTAAAAAACAAAATTGCCACAGCGTTTTTAGCCTACATTGATAAAAAGTTGGAAGGTTTTTCAGATATGGTTTCATTTGTGGAGGTCTCTACGCCCCTATCTTTAGAACAATTTACCAATCGGAAAGGAGGCGCAATGTACGGCTTGCCCTGTACCAAAGAACGTTTTCAAATGGAATGCTTACAGCCTAGAACTTCTATTAAGAACTTGTATTTATCGGGAGGAGATGTTTTTATGTTGGGTGTCTGTGGTGCTTTGCTAGGAGGTTTAGCCAGTGCCTCATTGGTAGGGAGTAAATTTGGAATTGCTAGCTTATTTCCTAAAATAATGATGGAATTAAAAAAGCAGCGAGGAGCAAACCATAAAGAAGGGGCTACGACTAAGAAGGGAATTCCTAAACTTGAAACAAGTTATTAA
- the trxB gene encoding thioredoxin-disulfide reductase, translating into MARQETCVIIGSGPAGYTAAIYAARANMKPVLFTGKEPGGQLMITNDVENFPGYPKGIMGPEMMEDLKQQALRFDTEVNVGVMIEKVDFSGPVHKLWTDGGEEIHANSVIIATGASARYLGLESEKKFMNKGVSACAVCDGFFYRGKEVCIVGGGDSACEEATYLSKLCPKVHMFVRRDELRASKIMQERVLNNDKIEVHWNTEVDEILGDDEGVTGVRVINNKTNEKTEISLWGFFVAIGHVPNTKIFDGWLDMDKTGYLITKSGSTHTNVDGVFASGDAQDKDYRQAVTAAGTGCMAALDAERYLAAKGVI; encoded by the coding sequence ATGGCTAGACAAGAAACATGTGTCATTATTGGCTCAGGACCTGCTGGTTATACTGCTGCAATTTACGCTGCGAGAGCAAATATGAAACCAGTTTTGTTTACAGGAAAAGAACCTGGGGGACAGTTAATGATTACCAATGATGTAGAAAACTTCCCTGGCTATCCCAAAGGAATTATGGGACCTGAGATGATGGAAGATCTGAAACAGCAAGCACTTCGTTTTGATACAGAAGTTAATGTGGGGGTTATGATTGAGAAAGTAGATTTTTCAGGACCTGTACATAAATTATGGACAGATGGAGGGGAAGAGATTCATGCCAACTCTGTGATTATTGCTACAGGAGCTTCGGCTAGATACTTGGGCTTAGAATCTGAAAAAAAATTCATGAATAAGGGCGTTTCTGCTTGTGCTGTTTGCGATGGTTTTTTCTATAGAGGAAAAGAGGTGTGTATTGTTGGTGGTGGCGATAGTGCTTGTGAAGAGGCTACTTATTTATCGAAGTTGTGCCCAAAGGTACATATGTTTGTTCGTAGAGATGAACTGCGTGCTTCCAAAATTATGCAAGAGCGTGTTTTGAATAATGATAAAATTGAAGTGCATTGGAATACAGAGGTAGATGAGATTTTAGGAGACGATGAAGGGGTTACAGGTGTACGTGTGATCAATAACAAAACCAATGAAAAAACTGAAATTAGCTTATGGGGCTTTTTTGTTGCCATTGGTCACGTTCCTAATACCAAAATTTTTGATGGTTGGTTGGATATGGACAAAACAGGATATTTAATTACCAAATCTGGTAGCACACATACTAATGTTGATGGTGTTTTTGCTAGTGGAGATGCACAAGACAAAGATTATCGTCAAGCGGTTACTGCTGCTGGGACGGGTTGTATGGCAGCCCTAGATGCAGAACGTTATTTGGCGGCAAAAGGAGTGATTTAA
- a CDS encoding (deoxy)nucleoside triphosphate pyrophosphohydrolase — protein MKQRMRVTCGVIKQAGKFLIVQRAGGTSHAFKWEFPGGKVDPGETESECMARELKEELDIEVAVGERLIPIEREESNVIIELIPFFCTIIGGEITLLEHLQLAWIDINKPIQYDLCIGDYSIVDQLRG, from the coding sequence ATGAAGCAGAGAATGCGAGTAACTTGTGGAGTCATTAAACAAGCAGGAAAGTTTTTAATTGTGCAGCGTGCTGGGGGAACTAGCCATGCTTTTAAGTGGGAATTTCCTGGCGGCAAAGTTGACCCAGGGGAGACAGAGTCCGAATGTATGGCTAGAGAGTTAAAGGAAGAATTGGATATAGAAGTAGCGGTAGGAGAGCGTTTGATTCCTATTGAACGAGAAGAATCCAATGTCATCATTGAACTGATTCCGTTTTTTTGCACCATCATAGGAGGAGAAATTACCTTATTAGAACATTTACAACTAGCGTGGATTGATATCAACAAACCCATTCAATACGATTTATGCATCGGTGATTATTCTATAGTGGATCAATTGAGGGGCTAG
- a CDS encoding CapA family protein yields the protein MKKIHIIRLLASIVLIAYTISCSWGSDAPTITEDYQTIDSTFIDTLVVPKEDSISIVAVGDIMMGTNYPTTKTLPPKDGKTLFKGVQQYLAPFDLTFGNLEGVIGRGGVPKSCNQPKYCYTFRMPSHYTNHLKNAGFDFVSIANNHANDFGAGGRKASAAVLDTSGLFYAGSIDKPYTIFEKDSIKYGFLAAAPNSGCFSMKNYKEAAKIVRRLDSLCDIVIVSFHAGAEGASAIHTPRKDEVFLGYNRGNVYKFAHDCIDAGADILLGHGPHVTRAVELYKERFIAYSMGNFCTYEKFSLKGPKGVGPIIQLQVNKEGKFLAGKVIPTKQLGEGIPVYDEEKQALQQLIDLSLEDFKESPLVIHPETGNMTYQPPNSTTVDSTSSPNPDSTQQNNKEK from the coding sequence ATGAAGAAAATACATATTATCCGACTATTGGCATCTATTGTTTTAATTGCTTACACCATTAGCTGTTCGTGGGGAAGCGATGCCCCTACCATAACCGAAGATTATCAAACAATAGATTCGACCTTTATTGACACCCTTGTTGTCCCCAAGGAAGATAGTATTTCCATTGTTGCCGTAGGAGATATTATGATGGGAACCAATTATCCCACAACAAAAACACTCCCTCCTAAAGACGGAAAAACATTATTCAAAGGAGTACAACAATATCTAGCTCCTTTTGATCTTACATTTGGTAACTTAGAAGGCGTAATTGGTAGAGGTGGCGTACCAAAGTCTTGCAATCAACCCAAATATTGTTATACGTTTAGAATGCCATCACATTATACCAATCATCTAAAAAATGCAGGGTTTGATTTTGTCAGTATTGCCAATAATCACGCAAACGACTTTGGTGCTGGAGGAAGAAAAGCCAGTGCTGCGGTATTGGACACTTCTGGGCTTTTTTATGCAGGGTCAATAGACAAACCTTATACTATTTTTGAAAAAGACAGCATCAAATATGGCTTTTTGGCAGCAGCTCCTAATAGTGGTTGTTTTAGTATGAAAAATTATAAAGAAGCTGCTAAAATTGTTCGTCGATTAGATAGTCTTTGTGATATTGTTATTGTTTCTTTCCATGCAGGCGCAGAAGGTGCAAGTGCAATACATACCCCTAGAAAAGATGAAGTGTTTTTAGGCTATAATCGTGGCAATGTCTATAAATTTGCACACGATTGTATTGATGCAGGGGCAGATATTTTGTTAGGGCATGGCCCCCATGTAACACGTGCGGTTGAATTGTATAAAGAACGTTTCATTGCTTATAGTATGGGGAACTTTTGTACCTATGAGAAATTTAGTTTAAAAGGACCTAAAGGGGTTGGTCCGATCATTCAATTGCAAGTCAACAAAGAAGGAAAATTCCTCGCAGGAAAAGTCATTCCAACCAAACAATTGGGAGAGGGAATTCCTGTTTATGACGAAGAAAAACAAGCCTTGCAACAGTTGATTGATTTATCCTTAGAAGATTTTAAAGAATCGCCTCTCGTTATTCACCCCGAAACGGGAAACATGACTTATCAACCACCTAATTCAACCACTGTAGATAGCACTAGTAGTCCAAATCCAGATAGTACACAGCAAAACAACAAAGAAAAATAA
- a CDS encoding biotin--[acetyl-CoA-carboxylase] ligase — translation MKLISSNSLFIGKVANYVASVDSTNIFANNLLSKSTPIDGTVIYTDHQYAGRGQIGSKWESATGKNIIVSVILYPKFLALQSQFKLNQVAALAIYDLLSAYVFPLDQLSVKWPNDIYIKDKKIGGILIENKLKGTLLANTIIGVGLNINQEVFPTNLPNPTSLLLETGQSQDIYELIGHFCECLEHRYLQLKAEEYQQLDQDYLQVLYGYEKWRNYKIESTQQIIRGKITGISPEGKLQIQTGQNKLEFYFKEVSFQ, via the coding sequence ATGAAACTTATCTCTTCTAACAGCCTTTTTATTGGAAAAGTTGCAAATTATGTAGCAAGTGTCGATTCTACCAATATTTTCGCTAATAATCTATTGTCAAAAAGCACTCCAATTGATGGAACTGTCATTTATACCGATCATCAGTATGCTGGAAGAGGACAGATTGGCAGCAAATGGGAAAGTGCGACTGGAAAGAACATTATTGTATCGGTCATTTTATATCCCAAATTTTTAGCGCTCCAATCACAATTTAAGTTAAATCAAGTAGCCGCTTTAGCTATTTACGATTTATTGAGTGCTTATGTTTTCCCTTTGGATCAATTATCGGTTAAGTGGCCTAATGATATTTACATTAAGGACAAAAAGATAGGGGGGATTTTAATCGAAAACAAATTAAAAGGGACGCTGTTGGCTAATACCATAATTGGCGTAGGGCTCAATATTAACCAAGAAGTATTTCCAACTAACTTGCCTAATCCAACTTCCTTGTTGCTAGAAACAGGACAGTCGCAAGATATTTATGAATTAATTGGGCATTTCTGTGAATGCCTAGAGCATCGTTACCTGCAACTAAAAGCGGAAGAATACCAGCAGTTGGATCAAGATTATTTGCAAGTGCTCTATGGTTATGAGAAATGGCGCAATTATAAAATAGAAAGTACGCAACAAATAATTCGAGGCAAAATAACTGGCATTTCTCCTGAAGGAAAACTTCAGATACAGACTGGACAGAATAAATTGGAATTTTATTTTAAAGAGGTCTCTTTTCAGTAG
- the rsfS gene encoding ribosome silencing factor: MSNKNIAFQKNAPHPSVLNNLIIDAIQDNKGKDIALFDMRHLEEASSDFFIICSGNSKTQISGIIKNIEQRVYETLNIRPNHSEGQQANWMLVDYFSVIVHIFSREKRAFYNLDDLWSDAKITKYDDKD, translated from the coding sequence TTGAGCAACAAAAATATTGCTTTCCAAAAAAATGCACCACATCCAAGTGTATTAAACAATCTTATCATTGATGCTATTCAAGATAATAAAGGAAAAGATATTGCATTATTTGACATGCGCCATCTAGAAGAGGCTAGCAGTGACTTTTTTATCATCTGTAGTGGCAATTCAAAAACACAAATTTCTGGTATTATCAAAAATATAGAACAACGTGTTTATGAAACGCTAAATATTCGTCCTAACCATTCTGAAGGTCAACAAGCGAATTGGATGTTAGTCGATTACTTTTCTGTAATTGTACACATCTTTTCTCGTGAGAAAAGAGCCTTTTACAATTTAGATGATTTGTGGAGCGATGCAAAAATTACTAAATACGATGACAAAGATTAA
- the ftsH gene encoding ATP-dependent zinc metalloprotease FtsH, whose translation MEQKNSPSNKPKFNAYWFYAIIAVILISLNLFNLTGSVPDITMSKLTELIKKGDVGKIVVISTGEQSKYAEIYIDKDKLSDKAYEDVAKSTIGTGNPGPHYKHTIVVVENFIEKVDKAKAEFLAANPDAEDIPITADTKGTLTGIIMWLFPFILLIAIWVFFMRRVGGGGGGAGGQIFNIGRSKATLFDKDTKVNVTFKDVAGLDEAKEEVMEVVDFLRSPKKYTVLGGKIPKGVLLVGPPGTGKTLLAKAVAGEADVPFFSISGSDFVEMFVGVGASRVRDLFRQAREKAPCIIFIDEIDAIGRARGRNSMQGNDERENTLNQLLVEMDGFSTDKGVILVAATNRPDILDTALLRPGRFDRQIGIGKPDLVGREQIFKVHLKPIKISDNVDAKTLAMQTPGFAGAEISNICNEAALIAARYNKTEVEMEDFNKAIDRVIGGLEKKNKLISPEEKRVIAYHEAGHAISGWFLEHAHPLVKVTIVPRGLTALGYAQYLPKEKHIVPKQHLLDQMCGLLAGRAAEDIVFGQVSTGAQNDLDRVTQHAYNLIMIYGMNEKVGNVSYYEMMKNNQFAKPYSEATAQLIDQEIRKIIDEQYARALQLLKEKRNELELLANELLNKEVLLKADVEHLIGKRLFDDIPDEKNGEKAVGENNGVDTLLDKDDLPDEIH comes from the coding sequence ATGGAACAAAAAAATTCACCTAGTAATAAACCAAAGTTTAATGCATATTGGTTCTATGCTATTATAGCGGTGATACTTATCTCTCTCAATCTGTTTAATTTAACAGGCTCTGTACCTGACATAACGATGTCCAAACTAACCGAACTTATCAAAAAAGGGGATGTTGGTAAAATCGTTGTGATTAGTACTGGAGAGCAGAGCAAGTATGCCGAAATTTATATTGACAAAGACAAGCTTTCAGACAAAGCTTATGAAGACGTAGCAAAATCAACAATTGGCACTGGCAACCCTGGCCCTCATTACAAACATACGATTGTTGTTGTTGAAAATTTTATAGAAAAAGTAGATAAAGCTAAAGCTGAATTTTTGGCAGCAAATCCAGATGCTGAAGATATTCCAATTACAGCAGATACCAAAGGAACACTTACTGGTATTATCATGTGGTTGTTTCCTTTCATTTTACTAATTGCTATTTGGGTATTTTTCATGCGTCGTGTTGGCGGCGGTGGCGGTGGTGCTGGCGGTCAAATCTTTAACATTGGACGTTCTAAGGCAACGCTATTTGATAAAGACACTAAAGTTAACGTTACCTTTAAGGATGTTGCTGGTCTTGATGAAGCAAAAGAGGAAGTAATGGAGGTCGTTGATTTCTTACGTTCGCCCAAAAAATATACCGTTTTAGGGGGTAAAATTCCTAAGGGAGTTTTGTTAGTAGGCCCTCCTGGTACAGGTAAAACCTTACTGGCTAAAGCTGTAGCAGGTGAAGCGGATGTTCCTTTCTTTAGTATTTCGGGTTCAGATTTTGTCGAAATGTTTGTTGGAGTTGGTGCATCTAGAGTTCGTGACTTGTTCCGTCAAGCTAGAGAAAAAGCTCCTTGTATTATTTTTATTGATGAAATTGATGCCATTGGTCGTGCTAGAGGTAGAAATTCTATGCAAGGGAATGATGAGCGTGAAAACACCTTAAATCAGCTTTTGGTAGAAATGGATGGTTTTAGCACTGACAAAGGAGTAATCCTTGTTGCTGCGACCAACCGCCCTGATATTTTAGATACAGCGTTGTTGCGTCCTGGTCGTTTTGATCGTCAAATCGGAATTGGCAAACCAGACTTAGTTGGACGAGAACAAATTTTTAAAGTGCATCTAAAACCGATCAAAATCAGTGATAATGTAGATGCCAAAACATTGGCGATGCAAACACCTGGTTTTGCTGGTGCTGAGATCTCTAATATTTGTAATGAAGCGGCTCTTATTGCTGCTAGATACAATAAAACAGAAGTTGAAATGGAAGATTTCAACAAAGCTATTGATCGAGTTATAGGTGGTCTTGAAAAGAAAAATAAATTGATTTCTCCTGAAGAGAAACGAGTGATTGCTTACCATGAAGCTGGTCATGCTATTAGTGGCTGGTTCTTAGAACATGCGCATCCTTTGGTTAAAGTAACCATTGTTCCAAGAGGCTTAACTGCTTTGGGATATGCTCAGTACTTGCCTAAAGAAAAGCATATTGTTCCCAAACAACATCTGTTGGATCAAATGTGTGGCTTGTTGGCTGGACGTGCTGCGGAAGATATTGTCTTTGGACAAGTCTCAACAGGGGCTCAAAACGATTTGGATCGTGTAACACAACACGCTTACAACTTGATTATGATTTATGGTATGAACGAAAAGGTTGGCAATGTTTCTTATTATGAAATGATGAAAAACAACCAATTTGCTAAGCCTTACTCTGAAGCAACCGCTCAGTTGATCGATCAAGAAATTCGAAAAATTATTGACGAGCAGTATGCTAGAGCACTTCAGTTGCTAAAAGAAAAACGCAATGAGTTGGAATTACTCGCCAATGAGTTATTAAACAAAGAAGTGTTGCTCAAAGCTGATGTAGAGCATCTTATCGGAAAGCGTTTATTTGACGACATTCCAGATGAAAAAAACGGCGAAAAAGCAGTTGGTGAAAACAATGGCGTTGACACCTTATTGGATAAAGATGATCTTCCTGACGAGATCCACTAA
- a CDS encoding LutC/YkgG family protein has translation MNSAKNNILKRLQNVNSPLKAQPATIDKMDAFYPEATDELDILFAQAFQKNGGKFIYCESQKELMENLHLLAKQRNWSNLYCWNQALQQIFERHNFAYCTTRDNLINSDAGITTCEALIARTGSILLSSNSESGRSLSIVPPVHIVIATPNQVVYNLKEVLSLQTARADQWPSMLCFTSTNSRTADIEKTLVNGAHGPKEIFVFMLDI, from the coding sequence ATGAATTCCGCTAAAAACAATATACTGAAACGACTGCAAAATGTCAATAGTCCTCTAAAAGCTCAGCCTGCAACCATCGATAAGATGGATGCGTTTTATCCTGAAGCAACCGATGAATTGGATATCTTATTTGCCCAAGCTTTCCAAAAGAATGGAGGAAAATTCATTTACTGTGAATCGCAAAAGGAATTAATGGAAAACCTTCATCTCCTAGCCAAACAAAGAAATTGGTCTAACCTATATTGTTGGAATCAGGCACTACAACAAATTTTTGAGCGACACAATTTTGCCTACTGCACGACTAGAGACAATTTGATTAATTCTGATGCTGGCATTACTACTTGTGAGGCATTGATCGCTCGAACAGGATCTATTTTATTGAGTAGCAATTCTGAATCAGGTCGCAGCCTTTCTATCGTCCCCCCCGTTCATATCGTTATTGCAACTCCCAATCAAGTTGTTTATAATTTGAAAGAAGTATTGAGTTTACAAACAGCTCGAGCAGACCAATGGCCTTCTATGTTATGCTTTACCTCAACCAATAGCCGTACTGCCGATATTGAAAAAACACTAGTTAATGGTGCTCATGGTCCCAAAGAAATTTTTGTATTCATGTTAGATATATAA
- a CDS encoding TolB-like translocation protein translates to MRLFIFLSILSFCSLGLQATTPSISEIKQQPIKIVIQEAEKLYNNAIYEEAYYYYQALSEMKKKPSAQDLYRLGKTALIAKKYDICQETLAPLLSKSKRFPLIHYEYASALKYTGQYVLASQHFQSYLNANQNEQNNDYIKLAQMHLNICQKALKEQENTSAWFFDALAKEQTEEETTYRALTQASKYKISLIECQTSKGTCIKKVYPDNTIEPLQNSVGNPIFNSCAPHIAPDGETVYFAQQEMGKTEYQIFTGKMTSNGEIEDIKKLGSGVNRAGFSSTHPTIGLTSKGQQILYFASTLPGSKGGYDIWYAVKTLDGQFTMAYNLGTRVNGEGDDITPFYYQNDGELYFSSEKPRGYGGLDVYKMTGEKKRWLQATAQHLESPVNSTANDFHFKKTAQGKGHFSSDRNGKKEAIIKYKKNIGA, encoded by the coding sequence ATGAGACTTTTTATTTTTCTTAGTATTTTATCGTTCTGTAGCCTTGGCTTACAGGCAACCACCCCTAGTATTTCTGAAATTAAACAGCAACCTATAAAAATAGTCATTCAAGAAGCTGAAAAATTATACAACAATGCCATTTATGAAGAAGCCTATTATTATTATCAGGCATTGAGTGAAATGAAAAAAAAGCCTAGTGCCCAAGATTTATATCGCTTAGGAAAAACAGCACTCATTGCTAAAAAATACGATATATGTCAAGAGACTCTAGCCCCTCTCCTCTCCAAATCAAAACGATTTCCATTAATTCATTACGAATATGCCTCTGCGCTCAAGTATACAGGACAATATGTTTTAGCTAGCCAACATTTCCAATCTTATCTAAATGCCAATCAAAACGAACAGAACAACGATTATATAAAATTGGCACAAATGCATCTGAATATCTGTCAAAAAGCCTTAAAAGAACAAGAAAATACCTCCGCTTGGTTTTTTGATGCTTTAGCAAAAGAACAGACAGAAGAAGAAACAACATATAGAGCCTTGACACAAGCAAGTAAGTACAAAATTAGTTTAATTGAATGCCAAACTAGCAAAGGTACTTGCATCAAAAAAGTGTATCCTGATAATACCATTGAACCTCTTCAAAATTCAGTTGGTAATCCCATTTTTAATAGTTGCGCTCCACATATAGCCCCCGATGGTGAAACGGTCTATTTTGCACAACAAGAAATGGGAAAAACAGAATATCAAATTTTTACAGGAAAAATGACTTCTAATGGAGAAATTGAAGACATCAAAAAATTGGGTTCAGGGGTTAACCGAGCTGGTTTCTCAAGTACTCATCCTACCATTGGACTAACGAGTAAGGGGCAACAGATTTTGTACTTTGCCTCTACACTCCCTGGCAGTAAAGGAGGGTATGACATTTGGTATGCGGTCAAAACGTTAGATGGTCAATTTACAATGGCTTACAACCTCGGAACTCGTGTCAATGGCGAAGGAGATGACATTACTCCTTTTTATTACCAAAATGATGGAGAGCTTTATTTTAGCTCTGAAAAACCTAGGGGCTATGGTGGCTTAGATGTTTATAAAATGACTGGAGAGAAAAAACGCTGGCTGCAAGCAACTGCACAGCATTTAGAAAGCCCTGTTAACTCAACAGCCAATGATTTTCATTTCAAAAAAACAGCACAGGGAAAAGGGCATTTTTCTAGCGATCGAAATGGAAAGAAAGAAGCAATCATCAAATACAAAAAAAATATTGGTGCTTAA